The sequence below is a genomic window from Zygosaccharomyces rouxii strain CBS732 chromosome D complete sequence.
TTTAGAACATCATTAAGAGCATTTCAAGGTATCAGATTCTCTTCATACACTTCTATTCCTAAGTTGAGTACAAGGGAAGCATTTCAAGAGGCTTTCAAGAAGTCTGGATTGTCAGTATTCGATTTCTATGCCACTTGGTGTGGTCCTTGTAAGGCCATGGCCCCAATCTTGggtaaattgaaagaagagTATCCAAAGGCTGCTTTCTACAAGGTTGacgttgatgaaaatttagaaCTTTCAAAGGAATTAGACGTCATGGCAATGCCAACTTTCTTATTGACTAAGGATGGTAGCGTATTGGAGAAAGTCGTGGGAGCTAATCCAGCTCGTCtagagaaattgatcaaagacAATTCTTAAGATTACACATACACACACATATATccatatatacatatattCATACATACATATTCGTATGCACGCTAAAGGCCCATCAGGCTCTTtatgaaaatttaattcACCAAGATGAATGTGCCATTTGCCAAATTATTGAATTCACTGGTCTCCAAGAGTTCACCAGAATCCATCTACCATTATAAATCGGGTAAACTGCTAAGGGCAGGTAGTTTAGGTCTTTCACTAGTGTTTTTATCCTATGGTATAACTTTTATCGACTGGTACTATCATTCATCCTGGGCAGTTTGGTCAGGCGCTACTGATGAAGACAAGAGAGATTGGAAGTTTTATGCCAAAACTTTTGGTCCCTGGGGGTTAACCATTATACCATTTACAATTGCCGGTGCAAGTTTATATTTCCCATCAAGAGTTGTCACTAAAGTGACCTATGTACCAAGGGCTAATGCAACTCCGTTGTGTCAATTGGAGAGAAAATCTGCCCTCTTTGGTAGACGTCTTCAGTTGACTAGACCTTTAGATCAATTGGcaagaaatgaaagaaCAAAAGTTTATACAGGCGTTGGTGAACAAGGTGTTGAGGATAAAGGttcttttgtatttttaCTAAATGACAGAAGTCCTCAGGCCAAAGGGTTTTGGGACAAATACTTCATCTTACACCGTTCCGGTAAATTTTGGGGAAATGATGGACGTATATTTGATGCCCTATTTGGCGGTGATTCCATTaaggatttggaaaaaagagGTAGACTAGTGGCTCAAggtaaaaattttaatacAAAACAACCAAATCCCCCTAcaaatgaaagaaattcaaataatgTGACTGACATAATTGCTCATAATAACAGGGCAAAATTCCATGCAAATGGCGAATCCCAATTGTccaaaaaaattgtagGTTCAACGAATGTTGCTAACGGTTTAAATTCACAAAAATCCAAACAATCTAAGTAGATAATCAACTAGAAGTGCACCTGAGAAGTATAATCCGGTATTGATATTACTGGTAAAGTTTTTCCAGCAATCGGCTGGATTGTTCAGATCCACTTTTCTAATCATTGTAAATACTCGATAGGCGAAAATGGATAATCCGCCAATGAATCCAGGACCCCAAAGTAATCCACTGTTTAATCCTGCTATAGCATATAGTGAAAATTGACATGTTGCCATGTAATTCATAATTTTTTTGGAACGATCCCCCCAGGCCAAGGCGGTTGATTTGACACCTGCTTTGAcatcaaatttcttgtcTTGATGGGCATAGATAGTATCGTAGATCATACACCATAAAACGCTACCAGCATATAGCGGAATCATTGTTGGCAAATCCATAACCCCCATAGCTGGGAATCCCAATAGCGCTGCCCAATTGAAGCATGCACTCAACATAGCCTGTGGGTAGTACGtgaatcttttgaaaagtggGTAGGTAAACACTAGTGGTAGTGACGCTAAACCTAACCACCAACAGTCCGCAGGTAATTGCGATAGAATCCCCACACCGACCGTGGTTTGTGCTCCTAAAAATGCTAAACCTTGGCGTCTAGTGATACGACCACTGGCAATTGGTCTTTCCACCGATCTAATAACTTTACTGTCCAAATCACGATCTAATAGATCGTTAATAGTACAACCAGCACCTCTCATAATCAATGAACCAACTCCGAACAATCCTAACATCCACAGTGTAGATCCGAATGGTGCTGATACTTGCATAGCAGCCGTAAGGATTGCCCATGTACCCGGCAAATAGAGTAACCAAGTACCCACAGGCTTTTCCAATCTCATCAATTCAGCATAGGGAATCCATTTTTCTGGTAGTTTGGAAACATAAGGACCTAAACCTTTGTTTCTTTGAGCTCTTGCATCGGCCAATTGTTCGGGTGTGAAGACCTGACGTGGGTTGGATTTTGTAGCATGTAGTCTAATTCGTTGGTTTAAAATTGTAGATGCTCTCAACGAGCTCCTAAACGATGCCAGAGGTATTGGCGACGTCAACCTTTGTAATAGCATTTGTCCTCGAGAAAACAGAGGCCTTACACACTGAACCTTGGTCTCTTCGAAAGCTAATGTCAGCAGCGGCTGTTAAAGGCTCCTTGGAAACTCAACCAGGTGTTTCTGACGCCAGATCTTGTACgttaaaattgttgaaagttCATAATGGCGTCTGTATATTGCGCGACATGGGAACTTTTGAACCCATGTCAAAAGCTTCTTGTTTACAAGTATTCATCGAACACTAAAGATTATATAAATCGCTAAAATGGTTTACCATATCGCATCTACAACAGCACCTGTTAACATTGCCGTATGTGTATTTCCACCTATTTGAATTGAACTTACAGATGAGAATGATTATACTAACATCGTTTAGACTTTGAAATACTGGGGGAAAAGGGATAAGGCATTGAACTTGccaaccaattcttcaatttcagttACTTTGTCTCAGGAAGATTTGAGAACACTTACATCTGCTGCCACAGGCccagaattgaaacaaGACAAGCTTTGGTTAAACGGCAAGGAAGAGTCACTCGAATCTGAGAGAACACAACAATGTTTGAAGGgattgagaaaattgagaaaggaattggaagataAGGATTCTAATctaccaaaattttcaaattgggGTCTTCACATTGTATCTGAGAATAATTTCCCCACTGCCGCTGGTCTAGCGTCGTCTGCCGCTGGGTTTGCTGCCTTAGTGGTGGCAATTGCTAGACTGTACCAATTGCCTCAATCTATGTCTGAATTATCTGAGATTGCTAGACAAGGTTCTGGTTCTGCATGTAGATCTTTATTTGGTGGCTACGTTGCATGGGAAATGGGTGAGAAGGAAGATGGATCCGATTCTAAAGCGGTGGAAATTAGCCCATTGGAACATTGGCCACAGATGAAAGCTGCCattttggtggtaaatgcttcaaagaaagataCGCCATCCACCAGTGGTATGCAATTGACCGTTAAGACTTCTGAATTGTTTCAAGAAAGAGTGAAAAATGTGGTTCCTCAAAGATTTACACATATGAAAGAAGCTATTGAGCACAAGAATTGGCCCAAGTTTGCTGAATTGACCATGAAAGATTCCAACTCCTTTCATGCAACCTGTTTGGACTCATATCCACCAATTTTTTACATGAACGATACTTCTaagaaaattatcaaaCTTTGCCATGCCATTAATGAATTCTATGGTAAAACTGTCGTGGCATACACTTTTGATGCAGGTCCAAACGCTGTTTTGTACTATTTGCAAGAGAACGAAGCTAAATTGTTTGCCTTCATTTACAAATTGTTTGATAAAGTGCCAGGTTGGGAAACTAAATTTTCTAAtcaagatttacaagagtTTTTAAGCGTTTACGAGAAGGATGTGAGCGGTAAATTGCCATTTGAACTCGATGATGAAGTACAAAACGGTGTTTCCAGAGTCATTTTGACTCAAGTGGGTCCTGGTCCTCTTTCAACGAAGGAATCATTGATCGACGAAAATACAGGTTTGCCAAAATGATGTGGCTCTCTGCTAGTTTCGTATCGTTTATATAGATTTGCCATTTAATCTTATCTTACAATTGATAGAATTGTATAGCTTAATTGTTTGCCATTTAATGTTTTTTTAACGTCTTGTTTCTCAATCGAAGCTTCCAGTTAAAAGCGTCGTGCAAACGGTTCTCTATTGTATACACAACTGAGGCAGCTACGTATATAAAAatcatatatatatacatatatttCACAAAACAGACCAAGGATATAATAGACAATCGTAAAAAAGGTAATAACCTTCAATTAATTAGCTGAAATACTATATCACCTCTGCCTGactttcaattcaatcATAAGTGGCGGTAATAGTTGTTATTCGActtttgaacttttttttttcttttttcttgtttttttttgtagTTCCTGCTTGTAATATGAGTTCAATTCTATTAGAAGAGCTCTAAGGAAATTCAATCCCTTACTTCTTTAACCTTAGGATCGTTTGAATCATTTCCAGTAGTAGTATACTTCCAAATTCTTGCCTTACAGTCCCCGCTACCAGTAGCGAATACACAATATTGAGGTCCCAAGGGGTATCCATTAGCGACAGCCACAGAGATAACAGAGTTTCTATGACCTTGTAACATCAACAATGGATTTCCTGATTTTGTATCCCAAAATAGTACACCACGGTCTTTGGAACCGGATAATATATATTCATCGTTTCTTGTAGTAGCCACAGATAAAACAAAATCTTTATGTCCAGTATAGGTAACTTCACAAGTTCCCGGTGCAGGTTTGGTCTCTGCATTTGTATTATTTTGACCACTACTCAAATTCCAAAGTTTAACAGATCTGTCTAAGGATCCGGAAACAACACCATGTCCATCTCTCGTAAATACTACACTGTAAACCGAATCCTTATGACCAGTAcccaattcattttcagaATCTAACCTTTCTACTAAGAATCCAGTTTCTGCATCCCAAACGCGTACAGCACGATCTAAGGAACCAGCTGCAATGTATTTACCATCGCCAAGCGAAACAGCGACAGTAGTAACACCATCCTCAATTGACAGTGTTAAGGAGCATTGTCCTGTACGTAAATCCCAAATTCTAACAGTTCTGTCACCAGATCCTGAaaccaatttatcaccTGAAGGGAAATAATCCAATGAATAAATATCTTGTTCATGACCTTGTAAAACCATaacaattttcttttgagcAATATCCCAAATTCTAATCAATCTGTCCTCTGCACCTGTAGctaaaaatttaccatctgGGGAAAAGCATACGGAACGAATGTAAAGATCACTTGACGCTGTCCTTGTATTTgcaaaagaatttgcaTCGTTATTGTAGTCGTCATCACTAGTACCACCACTAGGACCTTGTGGACCTTGTGTGGCATTATCATCTGATAACCTTGCTACTAAAGCACCATCAGAAACTCTGAAAACTTGCGTAGTTTTGTTACACCCTGTTGCCAAATATTCACCATCGTTACTGAACCTGACGCAACAAACAACGGAAGTATGATCTAACGAATAGTGCAATTCTACATCAAGTTCACGAGGTAGAGCTGGATTGTAAAGAATGTAGTAATCATCggtttgttttttcaaactgGCTGGAACAGATTGAGAATCCAAATCAAGCAAAAAAGGTGGAATTGGCTTAGAATGACTAACTCTCTGGTTGTATGGAACCAAGTAATGATCCTGCTGCTGTTGAGGTTGCTGTGCTTGTGGCTGAGGCTGCTGAGGTTGCTGCTCAGGCTGAGCTTGACCTTGAGGCTGTTGTGGTGGTTGCTGAACTTGTTGAGAAGATTCTTGAGTTTCTTGTTGAGGTTGTTGAGGCTGTTGCTGAGGTTGTTGaggctgctgctgttgctgctgctgttgttcttgttcgATTACGGGCAATTGTGAAGCGTTAGTGGGCGGCGAACCAGAACCTGGTATTGCAGGTTTAACTTGAGATGGTGCCGCTGCCGTaggctgctgctgctgctgttgttgattaGCTGCTGCAGCATCCGTTGGTTTGTTATCTACACTAACATGTTCAGGACCCGTTAGCGGTACACCAGGGTGCATATGCCCACCAGTACCGACAGCTGGCAAAGTATGAGGCATCGAGCCCATTGCAGTTCTTGGAAGAGCATGATTGGCAAATGCACCTGGCGAATTCACACTTGTATTAGGAGCCACTGCTGGTTGGTGCAATTGTTGTTGCaactgttgttgctgctgttgctgcaATTGCAACTGCTGCAACtgttgtttttgttgttgttgcacttgttgctgctgctgctgatgGTGGTGGACCGTAAATGAAGCAATTTGCCTGTCCCTttgttccaattcaattttcaaacggttgatttcttcttcatagGCATCCTTCATCTTTCTATGTGTCAATTCTAGTTCATAAACGGTATTTCTTATCTGCTGCATCTCAGCCAATTGCtgattgattttgaaatcataATCCTTCTGATTCTGTAAACGATAAGTGTTTGCCTCTTGCGATACCTGCGCAAACTCTCGCCTTATGGCCTCCAATAACTCATTCAACTTATTTTGTGACGCAGAAACAACTGACGACATGGGGGAAAATTCTTAAcagttttatttttttaacGAAACTCagttcaattcaattcaattcaattctactCGATCCAGAAATACTTTgatcttttattatttcaccatcaattGGGGTTATTTGGGTTAAAGGTGGTTGTTTTCTTTGACTCTCGGTGCTTTGTTCCTcttgttatttttttttatttttttaccattatCACTTAATACGTCTCATCGATTTCGGGATCACCGTCCTTTAAGAATTAAAGTGACTAttacaataataataagaaaGTATACGAATTGTAGGCGGCTATTCGTTTATAGCATTTACCGATGGATGCACTCAGTCAATATAGGGATTCCGTAAAAGAGAGGCTAGAAAATGCGGATCTTTTAGTGTCGAAACTGGTTCACGAGAACACAATTTTAGAGCAGAGTTTAGAAATACGAAATCAGGAGTTGGAATCAAATAGACGTCGTATAAGGGAGTTGGAGGAACAATCTAAACAGTCGGATGAATCAATGGAACTGGTCAAAGATCTGTTCGAGCACCTTTGCGGAGTTAGAGTTCATAAATGTTACGAGGACGACGCCGGACTTTGGTTTGATACTTCACAAGGTTCGAGAAATGGTATAATGGACTACAAATTAGGGTTTGTTAGAAGTGATGAAGCAGGTACAGAGGTTGTTTATATACCACTTTTGAAGCAGAGAAGTtcagatgaattgaaaattctaCAGCAACAAATTCCAAGTTATATGTTTGATACGCTGAGTTTTCCACTGAAAAGTCTGCCGCAGTTTTATTCAAAGATGGCTAGGTGTCTAGGTAAGGAAGTACGAGATAGGGATTAACCAATTCGGAAGATTATTTACAACGAtgtattattactattattgttattcattctttcaaaattacaCGACCCTTTTCATCCACaatcagatttttcaatagctgtttcttcagtttcttGTCCAcagaatcaaaaatttcgtAGAGACTTTTACCGGACTTCAACTCTGAGCGTAGAGTTGATTTTGGTTTAGAAACCTTGGAAGACTTCTTAGGTTCTTTGTCGGCGGTCTTGGCAGGTTCCGGTTGTTTCTTAGGTTCCTCCTGTTTCTTAGGTTGTTCCTTCTTAGGTTGTTCCTGCTTCTTAGGTTGTTCCTTCTTGCCCTTCCCTTTGCCCTTGTAGAGAGCTCCCTGATACTTTTCATCCTCAGTTAAACACTGAGTATGGTTTTTGTAGCTAACACCATCGTCAAAAGTCTTGGAACAATCTATGCACGTATAGTAAGCGTCAGGACACCTGCTATAGTGCTTTTCAGTGTTCTTCTTAGGAACAGTATCATTACACACTTCACAGTTAAAGGTAACCATTGTATATCTCTCGAGACTTTTTGGTATGATGTAGTAGTGGTGATCTCTGTAGATCacatctcatcgcatttaatcttgaaaatttgtTCACACGGCTGAGCACTTGGAAGAAACAGTGGTGGAAAAAGGAATATTCCTGAGAATTCAATTGATGCTCGAGGAAGTAGTTCCAAACGAGCACTGCAGAATACCCAAAGATTACTCGAGCTAATTCacacttttttcaatatctaaatttttttacTCTTTATTTTCTTGGATAGCGACACACTGACGCCGCGACAGAAACTAAACGTAAAATAAATGTAAAATAAACTCATATTTCGCTCAAACATCTTCTAGGCTCAGTCTAGTCACCAACATATCCCTCTTAAAATTACTAGATCGAATACCCAAAATTCTCGTTTCAATACCACCATTAACTCTGTCAAAAACATATCACGTGTGTCCAAACTGGCCGGGTAACCTCACATGTGAGACACGTAATAGGGGCCACGCCCCATTCCTCGAATGGACTTATACATATGGATATACCAGGGTAATACTAGTTAAAGGTAGTCTTAAGGAGGTATTTATTATCATTTCACCCAAATATTAATTCAATTGTGCTACCTCAACTCATAAAATACACCAGGTATGGCATTGGAACCGATCAACATTGTCACCCATTCGAGGGAGATCGAACAAGAATATCTCAAAGTGGTTAGAGGTAACGATCCTGATACTACTTGGTTGATCATTTCTccaaatgaaaagaaagaatatGCACCACATAGTGTTGGTTCAGGCTTTAGTGAATTTTTAGGTTCGTTTGATGATGTTAAAGTTCAATATGGGTTAGCAAGGGTTTCACCTCCAGGATCTGATGTTGAGAAACTTGTTCTGGTTGGTTGGTGCCCAGACTCTGCTCCAATGAAGACGAGAGCTTCATTTGCATCTAATTTTGCTACCGTCTCTAATCAGCTTTTCAAAGGTTACCATATTCAAGTTACCGCTAGAGATTCGGATGAtcttgatgaaaatgacCTTCTAAAACGTGTTAGTAATGCCGCTGGTGCTCGCTATTCAATCCAAAGTGCCGGCACGGGTACTTCCACAGCTCCAAAGACTGCAGGCTCTTCTAGGTTAGCAACACCATCTCCAGCACCAAGCGTTAGCGCCCCCACTAGCGCCCCCACTGGTACCGGAGCTCCACCTGCTGCTCCATCTAAACCTTCACCTGGTCCTTCGTCTGCAGCTAAGTCTGctggtaatgataatgacgATGACTGGGGTGAACCTGAAGTCAAAGAACgtgatttggaaaaggaacCAGTTAAGACTAATCAATCTTCTTACAAACCAATTGGCAAGGtggatttacaaaaaatCATTGCCGAAGAAAGTTCAAGAGAAGATCCTCGTCTGGTGAGTAATGTTCCTGTGGAAGGCAAAAGGGCTCCTGATGCTGGTATGGCTTCACCAAACACAACCTCTAGTTTTAAGCCTGAAACAAAGCCAAAGAGCACTGGTACTGGCACTGGTGGGCCATTGGGTACGAAGCCACCGATTAACTTTGGTGCCTCTCaaggtaaagatgatgataaagtGATTAAAGGTTTCAAGAACGAGAAGAGTCCTGCTCAAATCTGGGCGGAAAAGAAAGCTGCTCAAAACGGTGGGAATCCACCCGCCCCTACACCAACACCAACCGCAACTTCATCCGCTCCTGAACCTGCAGCTGCTCCTGAGCCTGTCGCAAAACCTGAACCGGTTGCAAAACCTGAACCCGAGCAACCTGCTTCAGGATCTTCAAATGTTGAGAGTGAACAAGAACCAGAAGTTAAGGAtctaaaatcaaaatttgatcaattatCGGCCAATAATGAACCGCCAATTATCCAACCAAAGGCACCAGTTAATAATAAACCACTCAACGAAACCGAACCAAAATCTGTCCTTCCTCCTCCAAGTAATAAGAAACAATTTGGTACCCCATTACCAGGTATGCAcactgaagatgataatgaagacaacaaggaagaagaaggtggcgatgaggatgatgacTGGGATGATGATGAGCCATCTGCACCAAAACTACCATCGAGAAATGCCGCGAACGtggcaccaccaccaccaccatcaacTCAAAAATCTGAAGTACAGCCACAAACAGAAAATGAACCGGAAAAGGGGAATGATGAACAAGGATCGCCTGCACCACCTCTGCCAAGCAGAACATACGATCAAGAACCTCCAGCACCATCACTACCAAGTAGaaagcaagaagaagaagaagaagcacCAGCCCCACAATTGCCAAGTAGAAGCGGAGGCCAAGTAGAAGAGCAACCACCTGCATTGCCTTCAAGGAATTATACTCTGCAGGGGAATGAAAGTGCGAACGAACAAGgtccaccaccaccaacgtTGCCTGCAAGACACgttgaaaatgaaaatgaaagcGGAAATACCAGTTCAAACCCGTCCGCGATTGCAGAATACGACTACGATGCTGCTGAGGACAACGAGTTGACATTTAGAGAAAACGACAAGATTGTTAACATCGAATTCGTTGATGAAGACTGGTGGTTAGGCGAATTAGGAAGCACAGGTGAAAAGGGTTTATTCCCAAGTAACTACGTCTCCTTGCAGCATTAGGTAAATAAAATGAGAATGGGAATCCATAGGGCAACACTGTTCGGGGACCCCGTGCCTTGTTGCCTGGGTACCGATCTCGGTTACCACGGGAACTATCAGTGGGGAGAGGGCAAAAGGTATCCTCACAACTACGATCCATCAAATAGGAACAAGAATAAGAGGAACAACAATCCGTAATGGGAAATTCTCTATAGCGATGACTTAATTACATACTTGAATTACCAATTGGgcaatttttttcccaTTCATTTTTACTTAAAGGTACCATCTTGACCTATTTAGTTAACTGTGCAGTCACTTGTTTGTGTTTGTATCCATTTTAAAACAAAACGACGTGttattttttgtttaattCTCGATTCCCAATGGCTTGGCCCTCTTCTAGGGAAAAGAAATGCTAATGCGTCGCTAACGCCTCATCTAATGCGCCGATGCGCCGATGCGCCGATAGCGCCCCATCTCCTGCAAGATCGTTATTACACTGGGGTAATGAAGTTTGTATTAGGACTAAACAAATCAAAATATCTAAAGATAGTATACTATGAAACAAGCGGGCTTTTACTACCGTAATACTGAAGAACTAAATCACCTAAGTTTCTTGACCCATAGTATCATAATTTCCCGACCGAAAGGCTTAACATGAGCTTATTCCTGGTGATTCCTTTGTATAGAGTCAATTAGTTGGATTGCCAATTTTGTCAGATCCGAAACCACGGTAATACTACAGGGATCTAAGAGTAACCCTTGGGTACCTCTACCATATTCAACTAAATTGggtttgaaattgaaacttGATGAATATATCGCAATCTTGAAACATTTGGGCATATAAATATGGCCATTAGACTCCATTTGAGACCTGTTTCTTCTGGTGAATTATCACGGTTCAATTCTGATTTTAGTTTATCCAAGGGAAGCTGTCCAATTCAAgtcttttcaacaacaatcaGAAGGAATGAAATACTTTCGCTTAATTCTGGCTTTAGCGCCAGTTATTGATTCGTCTTTCGCTCAATTTAGTCCTAATGCTGGTGGATCAAGTGGCCCAGGTGGCAGCAATGATACCAGTacaccttcttcaattgcTCCAGCTCCTTCTGGATCTTCATCCTTAAGCAGTTGGGGTGTATCTAGTGTACCATCTAGCACACCTCCAAGCCCTTCTGATACAACAGTCTTTGGTACG
It includes:
- the ABP1 gene encoding Abp1p (similar to uniprot|P15891 Saccharomyces cerevisiae YCR088W ABP1 Actin-binding protein of the cortical actin cytoskeleton important for activation of the Arp2/3 complex that plays a key role actin in cytoskeleton organization), with the translated sequence MALEPINIVTHSREIEQEYLKVVRGNDPDTTWLIISPNEKKEYAPHSVGSGFSEFLGSFDDVKVQYGLARVSPPGSDVEKLVLVGWCPDSAPMKTRASFASNFATVSNQLFKGYHIQVTARDSDDLDENDLLKRVSNAAGARYSIQSAGTGTSTAPKTAGSSRLATPSPAPSVSAPTSAPTGTGAPPAAPSKPSPGPSSAAKSAGNDNDDDWGEPEVKERDLEKEPVKTNQSSYKPIGKVDLQKIIAEESSREDPRLVSNVPVEGKRAPDAGMASPNTTSSFKPETKPKSTGTGTGGPLGTKPPINFGASQGKDDDKVIKGFKNEKSPAQIWAEKKAAQNGGNPPAPTPTPTATSSAPEPAAAPEPVAKPEPVAKPEPEQPASGSSNVESEQEPEVKDLKSKFDQLSANNEPPIIQPKAPVNNKPLNETEPKSVLPPPSNKKQFGTPLPGMHTEDDNEDNKEEEGGDEDDDWDDDEPSAPKLPSRNAANVAPPPPPSTQKSEVQPQTENEPEKGNDEQGSPAPPLPSRTYDQEPPAPSLPSRKQEEEEEAPAPQLPSRSGGQVEEQPPALPSRNYTLQGNESANEQGPPPPTLPARHVENENESGNTSSNPSAIAEYDYDAAEDNELTFRENDKIVNIEFVDEDWWLGELGSTGEKGLFPSNYVSLQH